A genomic region of Candidatus Paceibacterota bacterium contains the following coding sequences:
- a CDS encoding prepilin-type N-terminal cleavage/methylation domain-containing protein, producing the protein MRLCAVRRKAGGQIGLTGSESRSPLQPHAAACAAPVRRPEFRHGFTLIELILVMALLTVMISLTAPKLSRFFHGRTLDSEARRLLALTRSGQSRAVAEGLPMNLWVNTDKGTFGLEAERSYEASDPRALEFTLDTGLRLEAANETVIAPVPTMSRSRLVTSTASVPRVNLVHAELPTIRFLPDGSIGEGSPKKLHLASNDGGSLWLTRARDGMSYEIRNTDAEEEAEAR; encoded by the coding sequence CGGTGGTCAAATCGGCCTGACCGGGTCGGAGAGCAGATCTCCGCTCCAGCCGCACGCGGCTGCGTGCGCTGCCCCTGTCAGGAGGCCGGAGTTCCGCCACGGATTCACTCTGATCGAGTTGATCCTGGTCATGGCTTTGCTAACGGTAATGATCTCCCTGACGGCGCCCAAGCTCTCCCGCTTCTTCCATGGCCGAACGCTGGATTCGGAAGCGCGGCGGCTGCTGGCGCTGACACGAAGCGGCCAGAGCCGGGCGGTGGCTGAGGGATTGCCAATGAACTTATGGGTCAACACGGACAAGGGCACTTTTGGACTTGAGGCCGAGCGAAGCTATGAGGCCAGCGATCCCCGAGCTCTGGAGTTCACGCTCGACACCGGCCTCAGGCTGGAAGCAGCGAATGAGACTGTGATAGCCCCGGTCCCAACGATGAGCCGAAGCCGCCTGGTGACCAGCACGGCAAGTGTGCCTCGCGTCAACCTCGTCCATGCAGAGCTGCCGACCATCCGCTTTCTGCCCGACGGTTCCATCGGCGAAGGCAGCCCGAAGAAGCTCCACTTGGCGAGCAACGACGGCGGCTCCCTCTGGCTGACGCGAGCGCGAGATGGGATGAGTTACGAGATTCGGAACACGGATGCGGAAGAGGAGGCGGAGGCGAGATGA